Genomic segment of Kogia breviceps isolate mKogBre1 chromosome 9, mKogBre1 haplotype 1, whole genome shotgun sequence:
AGAAAAGTCTGGGCACATCAAGGACCCAGACCCTTCAGCCAAGACAACTGGCAGGGATGGGAGCAAGGCCTCTGGATCCTGGGGGAAGAGTTggagaaatggggagagaaaGACTTCCAGCTAATACCCTACTTGATTCCGTGTTGTCTTTGTTAACAGAAGTCAAGCCTGTTGGTGAAACAGCTGCTGAAGAAAGCAAGCCAGACACACTTCCACCATCCAGTGTTCAAAACACAGTCAAACAAAGCACAGTCCCACCATCCACTGATAAAAATGTGACTGCACTGGAGACCAAGGGAAGCACACCCACAACGCCTAACACCTCAAGGGCAGTGCCAGCCTCAGCCCAGCAAAGCACAACTGCAGTGGACAGTGGCAAAGATAAGAAACCAGCCACAGGCAACTCTGCTATAACTACTAAAGACTCAGAGGATTCTACAACCACACCAACCACTGTCTCGACAAAGCCTGAAACCACAAGCAGCCAGAGTGGAATTAAAAGCAATTCAGCTAAATCTGGAACCCAGAGTAGCCACAGTGTGACCACAAGCAGTGTGATCACTAAGGAGGGAAATCAGGCAGCCTCTGACCGTCCAACTCTGGGTAGCACCTCAGTCATCACGcctgttcttccttccttgccCACCCCAGCAAGCACTCACCGGCCTAGCACGGTCTCTGTGACTTTGGTCTCTGTGACTTCAGAGCCCGCAGCGAGCTCCTCCGAGGGACCAAACAAAATTACAGCAGCTACAAGTTTAGGCACAACGGCGGGTCCCACCTTCACGACGCAGGGGACACTGACCACACTAAGTAAGTaatgcctttcttttttaaagcaaaacgaAACTTTCAAATGCTTATATCCTGTACAGTCGCTGGAGATTCTTGCATATTTATATTCATGACTGTGCGCCACCTTCACTCAGCCcgtttcccatttcagtgatGAGCAGCGGCCGGTAGAGCTGTGTGTTCTGATGAGAGCTCAGGGTTTTGACCTGCCTAGTGgagcatttacttttttttttttttcttaagtgctcGTCTTAATCCAGTAAATTAATTTCAAAACTCACTGATGGGTCATGAGCCTCAAGATCATGGCCCAGGTCAGATCTCTTGAATCAGAATTTCTAGGCGTGAACCTGAGCATCTGCGTTTTGAGGAAAGCTCCACCCCCCCCCGCAGGTAACTTGGGTGTGTGGTGAAGAGCTAGATAGCCACACCGCAAGAGTACGGTCGCCTCCTCCTGCGTGAGAGCCGGGGCTCTGAGTTGGATAAGCCTGGATGCCAGTCCCTGCTCTACCACTTGTTAGCGTGTGACATTGGGCAATTCATCGAGttcctctgagactcagtttccttgtttataGAATAGGGATAATTACACTAACTTCCTcatagagctgttgtgaggattgaaaaaGAAAGTACCTTTGAAGCACTTAGGAGCCTCACAGGAAGTAAGTACTCGGTTAAAGCTAGCCGTGCTGCTGGCACTGTCACTGCTGTTGATACTTCTTCTGTCGGGTTCCTACACTGGCTCATCCAATCTGCTCATCCTGTAATAGGTGATGGGAATTGACTTCATctgcctgcctcttcctcctcataGCCTGCCTCCTTCTTCTTGTGGTCtaggtggggggggggataagaccaaagaacctcagaaaactagaaacaagaaagccTATCTTTTTGTGTTAAAGGTACCACTCACCTTTTCTCATAAACTTTGTTTTCCCAATTATAGCACCATGGGTAATTACCTCACAAGGAACTCAACACACCTCTAGCAAGACACCAGCTGTCACTGGCACCTCTGAGGCTCTGCAGCCTGCAGGCTCTTCATTGGGACCTGGGACCACATCTCCTGCCAGGGGACCCACAAGCTCCAGCACTCATTTGGAGTCAACTGCCCCTCAAGGCTCCAGTACCCCTTCTCCCACCTCAGTAATTCCAGCAGGTGTGGGACAGGTGAGAGAGCCCAGAGACGGAGAGAAGGGACTCCAGGAAGAGCATTTCTACTCTTCCCTTCCCAGGGCGCCTGGGGGGGCTGTAATCATTCACTCACCCTCTCTGGCTTTGCTGGACTCTGGCGTAGACAGCAGGATAGCCAGTAACACACCTGGCTCTCGAACTCCAGCCGGCCACACTCCCAGCTTGCCCCCAACTCCTTATTTGGTGTCACCCAccgaagggagggagggagaaggcaaAGACAAGACCTCGTCAGGCTCAGCCTGACCCTTAATCCCAGTGGCTTCTTCCAGATACAGTGCGATTCTCCTGAAAAGCTGAATGAGAAGATGCTCGTCCTGAACATCTCGAAAACTGATGTCTTGAGAACCAACATCTGTGTGAGTACCTCGCTCATCTGAGCCCTACTCTGATCTACATCCCCAAAATGCGGTTAGGCAGCAGGGTCACGGAAGGTAGAAGGGAATGAAGGGTTCCCTctagaaaggggcagagagatgttttcattttcctgctcTTGTTTTTTCCTAGTAGGACAGGACGTGGTCCCTTCCCATCTTATGGAGGGTCAGAGCCAGGTTCAGACTTCTCTaagggaagccccaccctcagGGCTGCTGCAGGGCCAGAAATCTGGGCTTTCACTTCTGAGAGTCTGGAGACCCCAAGCCTGGTTCCTGTTTGCTTCTAGTTCAGGATGTGACTTTATTAAGTCGATCTCTTTGAGCTTCAGAGGCCTCAGTTGAAAATGAGAGGCTTAGTGTGCCTAACTCTCCCTGTTCTAATAGTCTGTGGTTTTATATTTCCTGGTCCACGTGTTATCTGATGGCCACCCTCTAACCTAGGGGAGCTGTTGCCGGCAGCTGTCCTTCCCCTCAGGGGGAGTTGTTTGTGTATTGTTTGGGGGAGATGGTGTCAGCACGTGTGTAAGTTTGCATGTGTAGCAGTGTGTCCACTGCCTTCAGACTGCCGGTCTCCCTAGGATTAAGGGCTTTAGTCTGGGGACGTCTGCCGCAGAGTTTAGTCAGTAGCTGAGGCCTGAGTGAGTGCTGGTGATGGATGACTCACTGCTGCCCTCTCCTGGTCAGTGGCTATTTTGGCAAACACCCCTGGAAACTAGAATAGGATGGAAAACTTGGGTTTACAGTACTTTTATACCACCTATTTTCTGCAGTTGTTTCCTTCTGGGTGTCCATTTTGCTGGAATTTTCCAAGTGAACTATAGAAAAGGTAGAGTTTAAAAAGGGAACAGTGTTCCCCTAGGGTTGGGCTTATTGGACAAGATAAGAATCACACTGATGCTTGCTCGGACTTTCCTCCGGCTCTTTGGCTGAAACTTGGCAGGGGCGTGTTTGGTGGTAAGAAGCgttcttttcctttgctgtgaatgGAAAGAGGAAAGCCCTGGATCTTCACCTGCTAGCAGGTTGGGGAATTAGTAAGCCTAAGGAAATTCCAGGTAGAAACCCAAGGGATGGCTTATGGGACAAGCCCTATGGAGTCTTTTTCTTCATCTCGGTACCCTTATTCCAAACTCTGGTCAGAGACACATCAGTTTGGGGTGCCTCTGGATGATGTGGCAGGGCTGGGTAAAAGCTGCCCACACTTTGCTTCCTCACCCTCAGCCCTAAAGCCAGCCAGCCACActctttctgctgagaaatacAGAAGACTCCCGTCTAAGACGTCCTCGTGCATCTTCAAGATACTCCCAATTTTCCCTGTGCAGTGATGGCCTCGCCTTTCTCCTGTCAGCCTGTTTATGGTTTCAGGGTCTTAGCCTCGGGAACGGGCACGTGTGTTTCGACTTTGGGTTGGATAACCTTGAGCTGAGAGCCAGGGCCTCCCCTCCTGAGGTCTCTGAACTCAGCATCAAGGGCTGGCAAATGGTAGGTTCAGAGAGGACTGGCATCTTCCCCCCTGGCTGTGCCTCCTCATGTTCTTCTGGGGAGAGAGGTCGTGATCATTAAGGAGCTCTGAGGGAGAAAGCGGCACTAGGGCGAATGGTATTGCTCAACCACGATGAGATAAACAGGATAAGGAGACGAGGGGGAGAGCTCCACGTGAGGCAGAGAAGGCAGGGGCTGGCCCAGGAGGACAGCACGTAACTCACCACTCCTGGCAGGCCTGGGAATGGCACCAGCTGCGGCCGGAGAAGGGAGTAAGTTCATAGCCGGCAACAGCGTTCTCCTGACCTTAGCTTCGAAGGATGGCTCCATGAGCCTAGGCTGCTGTCACGATCCCTGAGGAATTACCTGTGGTCTCTCCACAACAGAACGCGACCGCTTCGAATGACAAACTGGTCACACTTTTGTGCCGAGCAGCAAAAGCCTCCTTCAACCCAGCTCAAGATCAGTGCCATATACAGCTGGCACCTGTTCCAGAAATCCAGGCAGTGGCAATCAAACAGATCACTATCCGCAGTGAgttgagggtgggggtggggggtggaatgGGGCGGGAGGTACAGGAGCACAAGGGTGGGTCAGTTGTCAACCCCTGGCCACCCGAGAGAGAGACACCACTCAGGGGACTGAGATTCAGGATGTCCTCCTTTGTCCCTTACCACGTCACTCTGAGCTAGACCACTGAAGCggcatctctccctctccccctcagcAAACCTCTTTCCCACGGACGTTTATGAATTGCTGAAAGACAAATGGGATGACCTAAAAGAGGTAAGTGGATGCCCCCCATGTGCTGGGACAGACTGGGTCAGGAGCCTGTCCCTTGGAAGTCCACGGTTCCCCAGGTCCACTGACTCTCATTGTCAAGAAACCTCTGATTTGCAAGCATCTAGAAGATAGGAGGGCAAGAGGGGACAGCAGGGCGGTAGAATGGGTTTTCCCCCAAACCCCAAGTGCAAGAGCTCATAAGTGAATGGGAGTTCTGAGAGAGGGTGACCCGGAACCTGTTTTCTGCCCTGTGACTTTCTCCTTCGCGGCCAGGTGGGAGTCAATGACATGCAGTTTGAGGGTCAAGGACCACCAGAAGAGACCGAGGACCGGTTCAGCATGCCCCTCATCATCACTATTGTCTGCATGGCATCCTTCTTGCTCCTGGTCGCGGCCCTTTATGGCTGCTGCCACCAGCGCCTCTCCCAGAGGAAGGACCAGGTGAGGACTTCATTCCACTAGCCCGGGAAGCAGTCCACTTCACTGGATGACTCTCACCCCGTTATTCCCATATTAGAGAAAAGCGAGGGGGCCGTGGGCCCTTTCTGATAGGCAGAGGTCATCCCTTATAGGAAATGGAAACTTGCCTGGAAAATTAAAGAGGCAGCGTGGTGGAAGGGAagggcatgggctttggagtcaggaagACTTGGGTTAAGCCCTAGCTCTGCCTCCTATtatctgggtgaccttgagcaagtcataaTCTCTGAGCTTCAGGTTTCTCTTCTGCATAGTGGGCATAATATCCACCTTGCAGAGTTGCTCTGAGGATCCATTGCTATCAATGGGCTGAGGCATACCTGTCTAACCAGAAGTTCTTTCATTTACCTTACTAGAATTCCCTCATTATAGTTCCACCCTGACCCATGGTTCTCAACCCCAGCTGCACACTGTGGAgagctttaggaaaaaaaaaaaaaccacccatgCTTAGCTTCCTCACATACCAATTGAAACAGAATTTCTGGATCAGTATATTTGTTAAAAGCTTCCTGGGGGATTGTCCTGTGCCACCTAGGTTGTATCTTAggtaaaaatggagagaaagtaCTATCCCTAGATAGTTCCCATCTGTAGCAGAGATAGCTAGAAGTTGTGCTGTACCCATCTTGCTCAGGCTTAGAGGAGAGGTCCTCAGTCACTAGGCCAGATGAAAGTCATTCTCTTACAGTTTGTTCCAGTTCAATGCAGCAGGGTGAGGAGGGTCCTGGAGAGGAAGGTTTGGtggggaaggaatggaggaaagaGGAGATTGGAGGACAAAGTCCATCTCCACTGATGTCACGGATTTGCCGCCAGTGCAAAGGTAAAGCGAGCTGGGTATTTTAGGCTGTGGGGCAAGTTCTTATCTCAGACTAGCCCCGAGGCAGGCCAGTAGTCAGGAAGGCCTCCAGGACCACCTATTGTTCACCTTAGCCAAATCGGGGTTCCTGGATTATAGGGGTACAGGTGTAATATTAAGGCTAGAGCAAGGCTAACAGCCCTCAAAAATTACCCCTTTTCCTTGGGTCATCTCCCTCACTCTAGCAACGACTCACAGAGGAGCTACAGACGGTGGAGAATGGTTACCACGACAATCCAACCCTGGAAGTGATGGAGACCTCATCAGAGATGCAGGAGAAAAAGGTGGTCAGCCTTAATGGGGAGCTGGGGGACAGCTGGATCGTCCCTCTGGACAACCTGACCAAGGATGAcctagaggaggaggaagacacaCACCTCTAATCAGGTCTGCTGGTGGCCTCCGACGGTGCACAGAGCTCCAGCCCAAGCGCCTCAAGTGCCATGTGGACAGGGGAGGAAAATCCTTCCCCTTCGAGGGAAAGACTGGGGAGGGAGAGCAGACTCGGAGGGTTCCCTCCCCCCAATCCCCACAGGCcttaatttttcccttttcaagCTGAACAAATCACATTCTGTGTAGAATCCTCTTGTAAAATAACCCACTAGTGCCTGAGCTCAGTGCTGCTGGGAGATCAGGAAAGAGCCATCCAAGGGACTTCAGAGACCATCTAATAGAAtcccttcatttcacagatgagatgACTGAGGCCTAAAGAGGGTAaagtcaaggtcacacagccactgGGTGACAGTCAGGATGAAAACAGAGATCCTTCATTCGGTGCAGTGCCCATTGCCACCATGCCACGCTGCAGTGATCACCTATGCCCTCCCTCCAGAGCTGCCCTGGGCAGGGGGGGATGAAGCTGCCAGTCAGTGGATGGGATGGAGGGGAAAGCAGGGCCACACCCTGTCGCAGTGGGATCTGATTACTTGAAAGGATAAGTCCCGTTTTCTGCCTGTCTCCTACGCCAGCCTTGTCTGCCAGTGTTCCTGTCCTGTGTTCTGCCCCCTCCCTTCACTCAGTTTTCACTCCCACTCTGTCCCAGGGCCCCTGGGACTAACACAGGTCATTCATGATCTTGAACCCCTTGTTCTGGAGTCTAGTTTCCTGGCATTTGCTTatgagattgggactgacacagGAACAGGTCTGCACATGGGTCCATCTACAggtgaagagagaaagggaagcctTTCCTCCCAGGATGGGTGCCAGCCCACCTCCAAGGCACTCCTTGAAGAGACTCCCTGAGTGCTTTGGTCTCCCATCCCCACCGGGACTAAGGTCTGCAGCAGCTGTTGAAGGCAAGGTGTTCCTATTTCGTTGTCACTGCTCAGCCGATGCGATGGGGTGAAGACCCCAGCTTGGTCATCCCCGAGATCCAGCGTGAAAGAGCAGCTTTAGGACAGAGCTTCCTGGTGTCCAGTCAGCAGAGAGGTGTCTGAATAGACAATCGATTGAAACAGCAGGAAGGATAGGCTTCGCTTTCCAGATCATAGGAAAGTCAGGGGCTTTGCAAGTTGCTGAGAGTTttgtcttctttgtcttttaatccAGAACTCTGCTGCCAAAGGCCAAAGCTCACATCGTTGAGACATTTCCAGTTAGATTCCATTCTTCTGTGCACAGGACAAGAAAGGCCTAGATGCATGGTGCACTGCAAGGTGCATAAGGGGCAGCCCGGGGTCCTGGCGTTCTATTCCCAGTGACCTCTCACTGTCGGGGCACGGAGGTAGGTCTTGCTGTGTCCCCTCCTCTGTATTCCTAGTGGGGCTGGCTGCCCAGCACTCCTGTAGGTTCTGGTGGCATCTCAGGGAAACAAAATGCCGACTGTTGCCCAGTGGAGGGGTTTTGAGGGAGCTCAGCAGGTAGCTGCTACGTAGACGGCAACTGAGGACTGGGCATAGCGAGGTTTCATCTGATTTTCTGAGAAGGAATCCTGTGTGGAATTTTGAACTCTGCCCATGTTCTCTCTTGTTCCTGGACATAAATTCCCTGGAACCTACTAGGAAGATGCTTAGGAGAATGAAAATGGTCACTTCGGGGCAAAAAGCCAGACCCCTAGAACCTAGGGGCAGTCTAAGCTGCAACAGTTCTGATAAAATAGGCTATCTGGTTTGggatagattatttttttaaaggagaggaTCTCAAGAGGAAGATCTATGTCCTTCCTTTGCTGCCTAATTCCCTCTTCATAGGCTTTAGCCATTTGATACCTAGGAGAAAAGGAAGGCCAGAGGTTCAAGTAGGACCCGTGAGTTTCTCAAGAGCTAGAAAGATGCTAAGCTAACAAGGATCCTGATTCTCTACTATTTGGAGGTTGGCAGGATGGAGAATACCAGTttgagagaaaacagaagaaatactgTTTCACTGGGAAAAGATGTTTGCTTCTTTCCTACCCAGCATTTGGTTCTTTCTACCCATTCTATCGTGGTCACTGTGGGAGAGGCCAGACTAGATTACTCCTTTGCTGATTCTGGGTCACATTTCAGCAGCTAGGTTTAGACAGAGAGAGCAAATATGTCTCTGCAAACCAATCAAAAGCCACAACCCCCAGGCCTCTTGGGGAGAGAGATGGTGACTGGCAAGGACCAGAGAGTAAAAATTATGCTTGGTCAAGAGGAATAAATGTGGGTTTGTCTAGAGAGAAACTTGAAAAGCTTTGGGCTGGTTCAAAGGTTCCTTCTTTTGATGCATCCAAATTGTACTTCTCCAGCCTTTTAGGGCAACTTGCTTTGGCTTGCTCTTGACACTTGCTAGCTCTTGACCTATATCAAAGACTGTTATCGCCATGTATCTGTAAAGGTCATCTTCCCACATCTTTACTGGGCTCTGATGCTATCTGGTAATTCAGATTCTGGGGctgagaagaagagaagagaaccaGGAACTCAGCATGACTTGAAACAAGTTATGCCAGGGAGAGATTATAAACTCTATCTCAGTGGCACACTGGTTTCCCTAAACTTCATAAAAGACCAGAAGCCATGAATCTGATGACTGGACAAAATCCAGTGGGAAGCACACTGTTACGTGAGTGGGGAGAGACGCAGCAATGCTTATGAATGGGGTACAGAATATTCTTTGCATTGTAGGACAAAATACAGGTTTAATCTAGTCTAGACACAAGATGATTCTTTCTCCTCTTGATAAGGAAAGCTAGCAGAAAGTTTATTTAAACCACTTCTTTAGCTTTATCTTTTAGACAATATACTTTTTAGAAACTTTGGAAAACAAGTTCAAGCTGATACACATATACGTATTTTTTGATAATGTAAATACAACAGCCAAATGTTAATCCACCTGCACTGCTCTGAGCGAATATACTTTGAAAAAACATTTGTTAGCTAAgagagaaggcttttttttttctctaaacagGAATGTTAATGTCTATTTTactggaaataaatttttgtttttctttgatgaaaaatgaaatataagacAGGCTGATGACAAAGTGTCTGTCTTGCAGATTGGGCATATTAAAATATGATCCTCATCGCCTCTCCATAAAGTCCCAGCATGTTACAGTAAGGGCTGGAGTCAATACGCACTGGTTGGAAAGTGACTCTCTAGTCGTAGGGAGAGGGTTTTAGAACCCAgtccaatctttttaaaaaaaacaaaaacagaaaaagagcctGAAGCccagaaaaataaagtgacttgGCCAGAATCACGTTTAGTGACAGAAACAGGCTTAAAACCTGGGTTGGAAGACCGTCCGGTGCTGTGTGCCTCAGGAAGAATCAACAAATTAAGGACTTCTAATTAAGGGCAGGCACCAGAATGACACAAAGGACAGAATTCCCTTCTGGAATCTGCAGCAAGGCTAGGGAGAGCATGACGACAAAAATAGGAACCTTACTGGTCTTCTGTTACTTCTGGGTTATTTAGGTCTAAGACTTAAATGAACAATTCTTTTCTGCTAAGAAATAAGTTTTGAATGAGCTTTTACATAGAGATCTTCTGAGTAGGACTAAGGATCAAAGGGAACAAGACAGGGGAAGGCAGGGGGGCAAAAGTAAAGCAATGTCTTTCATCACTGTCATTAGCTGATTCACTCAGGTTTGGTGAAAACCCAGCACTGAGTGAAAGGAGGGGATTACTATTTGCTctgggtcttttttaaaattagtgaatGTTAAACAGTTTGCCCAGGAGACTGGGGGAGCATGTGTCTTAGTGGACAGGGGTCTAAAGTACACTGGAATTTACTGAGAAACTTGTTTGTAAAGACTGTACTTAATTATTGCCGTtttcttacaaaaatatattttggaaaattgtaTACTGTCAATTAAAGTGCTTTTGTCTAAGCTGGTTCAGGTCCTAGTATTTTGCTCTGATTGGCTTCCATTCTTCACTTGTGCACGAGGCTCATCATTGAAGCCCCTGAGGACACAGTGCAGCAACCTCTACTCTTAGTTATGCCTCTTAACTATGTAGGTCCAGACACAAAAAGAGAAGGATGGAAGCTGAAAGGAAAAAGGGGATCCACAAATTCTGCAGATTATCTCAGGCTGCTCTAGTGATCGTAACTGAAAGGGCCTCATTTTCCCTCACAACAGTTTTACCAATGCTTtaccctcttccttccctctactTTTGCCTCAGATAAAATTGTGACTCACCCACCACCAAAGATCCCAAAGGGGCTGCTGAACCCTGATTAGGTTTGAAAACACTGATGTAGAGAcaaggcaaataaaaatacaaaaagtaaaCAAACGGTTCTGTTCTGGCCCTGTTATGCCAATAAAAGGATCTGTTTACTTGTCAGAAGCCTCTGCCTGTCCCTTACCTACAGACATAGTGAAGACAGAGGACGTTCAGGAAAGGAATCACTCAAAGACGATTCTGATTCTCTTCATCTCCTGGGGTGGTATCTATTTACATGTTTCTGCACTGCAAGAAGAAAACTTTATCCTTCCCGACCTGCAGAAGGGAAACTGTCAGGTGAATCTGGTCCACACTCATAGCTGGTATATAATAGTCTCTTCTTGCCTGGCATCTTACAGTTTTACAGTTCACAAAACATTTTTACACATGTTATTTAGGAATTGTCACTACTCTATACCAATAGGGAAATTGGGTACAGAGATTAAGGAGTCTCTttgagatcacacagctatttAAATGGTACTACTAGGCCTTGAATCTACATCTTTTCCCTCGAGTCCTACATTCTTTTCTCAACACCACATTAATGCTCGAGTTCCATTAACAACAAAGTACGTTTCTAGAATGCAACTACTGTTACAATATGATCTTCCTTTTATACAGCAGTTCTGAAAGCAGTTAACATCCTTAAGGGTGGGCCAGAGGTATTTTGAGGTTAACTTCAAGAGTGTGCCAAGGATACAGAAAGGAGTACAAGTACCAGGAACTCAGGCAGGCCTCTGGCCATGCTCGAGGCACACTGTTCTAAGAAGAGAATGACTCATAGTTTATCATGGTCACAAAGACCTAAgactccattcttttcctgaataGGTCATtccccctgctccctgccctgccAACCAAGAGGCACTCTCAGttgtcatttttaatttgttatgcCTCTGTCACTCATAACCCCCCATTTTACAAGCTCCCTCCCAAACCACATATTTATTTTGAACCCCaagggaaaaagataaagaatagGACTGGCTACTGTAATTAACAGGAATGATACTGAGATGGCTAGTTATTTTTCAATGACCTTggcattttatagattaaaaagtcACTGGGATCCTAGCAAACAGGATCTGCTGCCAACACTTACTTAAAATTAAGAGAGAAAGGCAAAGGGGTTGAGACTGTCCCCAATGCTACACAGAAGTCACTGGTGGATCTGGAAATAAGCCTAGGATTCCCGACTCCAGCCCTGTATTACCCGTCCTTACAGCCCAAGTTCAGAGAGCAGGAATACAACATGCGCTACAGACATTACCAAGTGTCCTAATCTCCCCTTTCAGGTTTTGCCAAACATCAAACTTACTAGCACAGCGGTGGCCGGATCACTTCTACTatagcttttctctttcttccttgtaATGTTTCCGGAAAAGATATAACTGACCGCCTTTGCTTTTCCTAGGTGAGAGCCCAATGGGAAGAAAATCCCCTGTAGGTCTCCATACTCACTCGACGTGGGAGCAGCTGGCATCTCAACTGTGTTAAATACAAAGCCCTCTTTGCTTATTGCTCCCTTCCCACCAGATGACAAATACATCAAGGGAGAGAAGGTGATGACCCACATTTCCATCCTTTTGAGTTAATTCTCTGGAGGATTAACCCAGGAAAGGCCAATTCCTTACCTTATCACTGCACATCGTTTTCCTGTTTTGAACACAAAGAAATGTTACTTACGGGCCATGCTCAAAGCACACTCTAGAAATGAAAGCTATGCGGTAAAATGGATTATTTGATTTGTAAAGTGAGAAAACGTAATCCCTACTTTGAATAAAATCATTTGACAACTAATTTACTGCAGAATGCAGGGTCACACACAAAGCCAAGAATATGTAAATCAGATCAGGAGATGAAAAGGGCCAAGAGGAGAGCTCCTTGTTATTGAGAGTCTGGAAAGCTCACACAAGTCAACCTGGACAATCAGTTATTTTTGTTTGGCAtatttctgagtttatttttttcaaggttcagcccttaaaatttctttccccttctttggGGACAGGGATCCAGAATTTTCCCAA
This window contains:
- the PODXL gene encoding podocalyxin; translation: MRFAPVLSAFLLLLPLSLCQDEVKPVGETAAEESKPDTLPPSSVQNTVKQSTVPPSTDKNVTALETKGSTPTTPNTSRAVPASAQQSTTAVDSGKDKKPATGNSAITTKDSEDSTTTPTTVSTKPETTSSQSGIKSNSAKSGTQSSHSVTTSSVITKEGNQAASDRPTLGSTSVITPVLPSLPTPASTHRPSTVSVTLVSVTSEPAASSSEGPNKITAATSLGTTAGPTFTTQGTLTTLTPWVITSQGTQHTSSKTPAVTGTSEALQPAGSSLGPGTTSPARGPTSSSTHLESTAPQGSSTPSPTSVIPAGVGQIQCDSPEKLNEKMLVLNISKTDVLRTNICNATASNDKLVTLLCRAAKASFNPAQDQCHIQLAPVPEIQAVAIKQITIRTNLFPTDVYELLKDKWDDLKEVGVNDMQFEGQGPPEETEDRFSMPLIITIVCMASFLLLVAALYGCCHQRLSQRKDQQRLTEELQTVENGYHDNPTLEVMETSSEMQEKKVVSLNGELGDSWIVPLDNLTKDDLEEEEDTHL